A stretch of DNA from Mycolicibacterium celeriflavum:
ATAGCACCAGCGGGGGACAAAGCGTGGTTGCCGCGCTGAGGCTTTCGGCGGTCTTCGCGATCTTCCGGCTGTCATCCCCAACCGAGTTCGTGCAGGCGCTGGTCGTCGATGCCGAAATGGTGCGCAACCTCATGGATCACGGTGATCGCCACCTCGTCGACGACCTCCTCCTCGGTGTCGCAGTGCCGCAGCAGCGCCTCGCGGTAGATCGTGATCGTGTCCGGGAGCGAACCCGCGTACCACGAATCGCGTTCGGTCAGCGCGACGCCCTCGTACAGGCCCAGCAGGTCGGGTTCCTCGTCGTTGCGGGCCTCGACCAGGACGACGACGTTGTCGAGCGCGTCGGCGAGCTTCGGCGGTATCAGGTCGAGCGCCTCGGAGACCAGTTCGTCGAACCGTTGCGGGCTCATCCGCACGGTCACGCGGCTACGGTCCCGGTGGCGCAGGTGCAGGTGCAGGTGCCGGCGGGGGCGGCGGTGCGGGGGCCGGCGCGGGCGCAGGCGCGGGAACCGGCGGCGGGGGAGCGGCCGCGGGCGGCGGCGGAGGCGGGGGTGCGCCCGGCGGAGGCGGCGGCGGAACCGGCGCGCCCGGCGGCAGCGGCGCCCCCGGCGGTGGCGGCCCTCCGTTGAACGTGTTGCCCGGCGCGGGCGCGGGGCCGGCCGGCGGTTCGGGCTCGCTGGTGTCCGGCGCCTGCGCGGGCCCATGGGTCGACTGGTCGCTGCTACCGCTACCACTGCTGCTGCCGCTGCTGCTGTCGTCGGAGGACTGGTCACTGGTGACCTGTGACGTGCTGCCCGTGTCGTCGTCGGGAATCGGGATCGGCGGGAAGTTCAGCCGCTCCTCGGGGATGTCCGGCGGCGGGACCGGCGGCTGTCCGTTGATCAGCAGCGGACCCTTGGCGCTGTTGAGCAGAGTCGACCAGCCGCCGTTGCCGAGGGTCGCACCGATGCTGCACGACACCTGACGGCTGCCCGCCGACCAACTCGGTAGCGAGATGGTGCTGTAGATCAGCGTCAGCGTGGTGCTGCGCAGCTCGATCGGCGCCAGATAAGCGTCCGTCATCCGGGTGCACGCGTCCTTGATGAAGGCGTCCTGTTCGGGCTCGGGCGGCAGGCCGCCGGGGAACTTCTCGGCGAGGTTCACCGCGCCGGTGACCTCCATCGCGTGCGGAGCCGCGCAGTCGACGGGGATGTCGGTGGGCTGGTTGGTGGTCGGGTCGATTCCCAGGCAGGTGCCCGCGGGCCACACCTTGGACTGGTCGATCTCGGCGACCTTGCCCGTGAACGGCAACTGCTGGTTGTTGGGTCCGGGCAACTGCAGGCCGCACAGCATGCGGCGCTCACCGGACTGACGCCAGGCCTTGTCGCCGGACCACAGCATGCTCACGGTGAAGCGGCTGTTCGGATCGAAGCGCGGACCCAGGTAACGCTTCACGGCCGTCGAGCACTGCTCCTGGCTGATCTGCTGGATGCGCGCACTCGACGGCGGCGCCGCGTCCGGCCCGTACTCGCTGCCCGGGAAGGTCCGCATGTCGACCGACTCGGCGACCTCGAACCGGTGCTCTGAGTTGCAGTCGACGATCTCGGCGGCGTCGGGTGTGCGGTCGGGCCAGTTGAGGCAGTCGCCGGCCTTGGCGTGCTCGAACGTCGCATTGCCGCGCGGGCCGAGGGAGATCGTGCTGGCGGTCAGGCCGTTGGCACCCTCGCTCTGCGGCAGTGCGGTGATGAAGCCGGCGATGAGCAGCCCGCCGAGGGCCGTCAGCAACAGGGCGCGACGCGTCGACGTGGCGTGCAGGCTGTGCCACCACGCCACCCGCTGCGCCGGTTCGGTGTCGTCTCGCTGCAGATCGGCGCGCTCATGCGCGTCGCCCGGACGACCTGGTGCCTCCAACATCTGCTCCATTGTGACAGGCGTGTCAGGTGCTGTGACAACTGTTGCAGTTGTAAAGTTATGCGGTTGTGCTGGCCCGCCCCGTCGACCAGTAGGGTTGCGCCGTGATCGACCTCAAGTTGCTGCGCGAAAACCCGGATGCGGTCCGTGCCTCGCAACGCGCCCGCGGCGAAGATCCGGACCTCGTCGACGCGCTGCTGCAGTCCGACGCCGCCCGCCGGGCCGCGGTGTCGGCGGCCGACAATCTGCGCGCCGAACAGAAGGCCGCGAGCAAGAAGGTGGGCAAGGCCTCGCCGGAGGAGCGGCCCGCCCTGCTCGAGCAGGCCAAGCAGCTCGCCGAGAAGGTCAAGGCCGCCGAGGCTGAGCAGGCCGAGGCCGCGCGGGCGTTCAGCGTCGCGCACATGGCGTTGTCGAACGTGATCGTCGACGGAGTGCCGGTCGGCGGCGAGGACGACTCCGTGGTGCTCGAGACCGTCGGCGAGCCGCCGCGCATCGACGATCCCAAGGATCACGTCGAGCTCGGCGAGGCGCTGGGGCTGATCGACCTCGAGCGTGGCGCCAAGGTGGCCGGGGCGCGGTTCTACTTCCTCACCGGTGCGGGTGCGCTGCTGCAGCTGGGACTGCTGCAGCTGGCGGTCAGAATGGCCGCCGAGAACGGCTTCACGTTGATGATTCCCCCGGTGCTGGTGCGCCCGGAGATCATGGCGGGCACCGGCTTCCTCGGCGCCCACAGCGAGGAGGTGTACCGCATCGAGGCCGACGACCTGTACCTCGTCGGCACCTCCGAGGTGCCGCTGGCCGGCTACCACGCCGACGAGATCCTCGACCTGTCCGGCGGGCCGTTGCGGTACGCGGGCTGGTCGTCGTGTTTCCGCCGGGAAGCGGGCAGCCACGGCAAGGACACCCGCGGCATCATCCGGGTGCACCAGTTCGACAAGGTCGAGGGATTCGTCTATTGCAAGCCCGAGGACGCCGAGGCCGAACACGACCGGCTGCTGGGCTGGCAGCGCGAGATGTTGGCCAAGATCGAGGTGCCCTATCGCATCGTCGACATCGCAGCGGGTGACCTCGGGTCGTCGGCGGCGCGCAAATTCGATTGCGAGGCTTGGGTTCCCACGCAGAGGACCTACCGGGAGCTGACCTCGACGTCGAATTGCACGACGTTCCAGGCGCGTCGGTTGGCGGTGCGGTACCGCGACGAGAACGGACGCCCGCAGACCGCGGCCACGCTCAACGGCACGTTCGCGACGACGCGGTGGCTGGTGGCGATCCTGGAGAACCACCAGCAGCCCGACGGCAGCGTCCGCGTCCCGGAAGCGTTGGTGCCCTTCGTCGGAACCGAGCTGCTGACGCCGGCCAAGTGAGCGCCGACCGCTAACCGTTCAGAAGTTCGTCCAGGCTCGCGAGGAACTCGGTCGGCCGCTGGGGCGTGAACGCGGGTTTGGGCCGCGCGCCTGCAACGTCCAGCGTCACCAAAGTCGACTTGATCGGTCGCCACACGTCCAGCGGCAGCCAGCGCCGCAGATCCGAGCTGCCCCAGATGCGGAACCGATGGGTGAACATGCCCAGCGGCTCGGCCTTGTATCCGCGGATCGACCGCAGCGGGATTATCTTCGAGGTGCCCGACGGGAAGTGATAGCGACGCAACGTGATCGCCTCACGGTCGAGCTGGATCATCCCGTCGTCGTAAAACTGTTGTGGGGCCATCAGTTCCGCGTACTCCGCAACTCGTGACCCTTGGTGGTCAGGCAGCGGCCGTTCTCCAGGTTCCACTGCCACCCGTGCAGGTTGCAGGTCAGTGTCGAGCCCTCGACCACGCCGAATTTCGACAGGTCCGCCTTCAAGTGCGGGCATCGCCGCTGAATCTCCCAGCCGTCCAGCGTGATCGACGAGGAGTCGTCATGGGCCTCGGCGAACCACCCGTCGGCGTAAGCGATCCGCTCGTCGGTCAAGCACTTGAAGAACGTGTAGAGGTACTCGTTGTAGCCGCCGACCCGCCACGCGCGGAACCGGGTCGACAGGAAGATGGTGTTGACCCAGTCGGGTTCGTTGTCCCGCAGCACGGTGCGCACCAGTTCCGGCGCGATCGCGAAGCCGTAGCGGAACTTCTCGTCGGGAATAGGTTCGCGCACAACGCGTTTAGGGAAGTCAAGGATCACCGTCTCCGGACCCAGTCGCAACTCCACCGGATAACCGATACCGTCGCAGATCTGATCGGTCTGAATCATGATCGGCTCGAAGGCCGTGCGCAGCGGTTCCAGCAGCGGCTCGCCCGCCGCGGGTGCCCAGTTCGCCTTCTCCGCGGCCAGCACGGGCGCCATCCGCTCGGCGTAGTCGGCGATGTAGTCGGCCTTACCGGTCGTGAAGATCGCCTGCACCTGGTCCTCGGGCAGCGGATGGGTCAGCGAATCCAGTTGCGAGCCGGTGAAAGTCGCCGTCGACCCCGGAATCATCAGCAGGCCACCCTCGTGGCCGTGCGCGCGCAGCTGCTCCAGGAACACCGCCTGGTCGGGAAAGATGTTGGCCGGATCGCCATGGTCGTCGTTCAGGTGCCGCAGGTCCGGATCGAGGAAGCACGGCGGGCCCGCCGACGGGACGACCCAGGTGGCGCCGACCTGGGCGATGTACTGGCGGCAGCGGTCCATCTGGCGCTGCCGCTTCTGGATCCCGAACGCCTCCTTGGCGCGGGCGGGCATGTCGTAGACCATCGGGTACCAGATGGCGCCCGAGTACTGCAGCATGTGCACGTCGACATGGCCGAAGTCGGCGTGCACCACGTCGAGATCGACGGGCCGCGCGTCGTTCATATTGAAAGCGGTGGTCACGCCATCCGATACCACGAGTCCGGAGTCGCCGATCGGACCGTCGGCCGGGGCGCGCAACGCGATGATCATCACCTTGAGATCGCCGCGCGGGCCGCTGACGGTGTGCGTGACCGAATCCGTCGTCTCGAAGAACCGGTGGAATCCGAGCTTCTCGAGTTCGCGACGCAGATCGGGCACCGGGTAGTCCGGCAGCAGCACGATCGCGTCCTTGTTGACGTGCCTGCGCAGCAACCGTGGGTCGAAGTGGTCGCGGTGCAGATGCGAGACGTACAGGTAGTCGCAGTCGCCGAGCGCGTCCCAGTCCAACGCGCTGTTGTCGGGGAACGGGAACCACGACGCGAAATAGGCGGGGTTGACCCAGGGGTCGCACAAGATGCTTCCCGCCTTGGTGTCGATGCGGAAACCCGCGTGCGCGACGCTCGTGACCTGCACAAATCCCCCTTCTTTGCAATGTGGCGCTCGCGGTGAGTCTAGCCCGCCAGCGGGTCCTGATCGTCGTCGGAGGCGTTCCACGCAAGCCTGTAGTAGAGGATGCGCTCGTCGTCGGCTGCCACGCCGTACGCCTCGAGCAGTAGTTCCGCAAAACCACCGGGGCCCTCGGTCGGGAAGTTCCAGTCCAGCGACAACGTCGCGATCGCCAAGTCGGCCCACCGGTCGGCGACGCCCAGGTCGCCGAGGTCGACGTGCCCGCTGAACGCGCCGTCGTCGGCCATCAGGGTGTTCGGGGCGCAGGCGTCGCCGTGGCACACCACGAGCCGGTCGGGCGGTGGCGCGTCGCTCGGCACCCATGACGGCCTGCCGAACGGACAGTCCTCGACCGGCAGCGCGTCGTGCAAGCGCCGCAGCCCCTGCCCGATTGCCCGGGCGGCGGTTTCAGGTTCGTCGGCCCAGCGGGGATCCACCGCGGACCGACCCGCCAGCCGCGCGGTGTGTAGCCAGCCCGGCCCGGACGCCAGCACCTCGGGTACCGGCGTGTAGCGCCGCGCCCAGCGCAGCCGGGGGACCTCTGCGGCGAGTAAGTGCGTTGAAGCGTCGGGGTACACCTTGACGAACTCCCGGCCCCCGTCGATGGCGAAGGTGACGCCACCGAGCTCGTTGACCCAGACGGCACGCACCGGGCGGCCCATCGAGATCGAGGCGACGAGGCCGGGAACCGGCACGGGTTCGGCGGGTCGGGTCACGCGACTAGGCTGCCTGATGTGGAACCGGTATACGGCACCGTCATCCAGCTGGCGCGGCTGCTGTGGCGCGCGCAGGGGCTGAAGTTCACGGTCACCGGCGTGGAGAACCTGCCGGCCACCGGCGGCGCGGTGATCGCGATCAACCACACCAGCTACTTCGACTTCACGTTCGCAGGCTTGCCCGCCTACCGCCAGGGGCAGGGCCGCAAGGTCCGCTTCATGGCCAAGAAAGAGGTCTTCGACCACAAGATCACCGGACCGCTCATGCGCAGCCTGCGCCACATCGAGGTGGACCGCGACAGCGGCGCCGGGTCCTTCGACGAGGCGTGCCGGAAACTCAAGGAGGGTGAGTGGGTCGGCGTCTATCCGGAGGCGACGATCAGCCGCAGCTTCGAGATCAAGGCGTTCAAGTCCGGCGCCGCGCGCATGGCGATCGCCGCCGACGTGCCGATCGTTCCGCATGTCGTGTGGGGTGCGCAGCGGATCTGGACCAAGGACCACCCGAAGAAGATGTGGCGGCCCAAGGTGCCGATCTCGGTCGCGGTCGGTGAACCGATCGAGCCGACGCTGCCCGCAACGCAGCTGACCGCGCTGCTGCACTCGCGGATGCAGCACCTGTTGGAGCGGGTGCAGGACGCCTACGGCCCGCACCCGCCCGGCGAGTTCTGGGTGCCGCACCGGCTGGGCGGGGGAGCACCAACGCTGGCCGAGGCCAATCGGATGGACGCCGAGGAGGCTGCCGAGAAGGCCGCCAGGCGCGCACAGCGTCCCGACCCCAGTGGGGCACCGGGGTAGCCGAGATGGAGCCCGTCTTCTACACACTCGAAGTACTGGTCAAGGCGG
This window harbors:
- a CDS encoding metallopeptidase family protein produces the protein MTVRMSPQRFDELVSEALDLIPPKLADALDNVVVLVEARNDEEPDLLGLYEGVALTERDSWYAGSLPDTITIYREALLRHCDTEEEVVDEVAITVIHEVAHHFGIDDQRLHELGWG
- the serS gene encoding serine--tRNA ligase; the protein is MIDLKLLRENPDAVRASQRARGEDPDLVDALLQSDAARRAAVSAADNLRAEQKAASKKVGKASPEERPALLEQAKQLAEKVKAAEAEQAEAARAFSVAHMALSNVIVDGVPVGGEDDSVVLETVGEPPRIDDPKDHVELGEALGLIDLERGAKVAGARFYFLTGAGALLQLGLLQLAVRMAAENGFTLMIPPVLVRPEIMAGTGFLGAHSEEVYRIEADDLYLVGTSEVPLAGYHADEILDLSGGPLRYAGWSSCFRREAGSHGKDTRGIIRVHQFDKVEGFVYCKPEDAEAEHDRLLGWQREMLAKIEVPYRIVDIAAGDLGSSAARKFDCEAWVPTQRTYRELTSTSNCTTFQARRLAVRYRDENGRPQTAATLNGTFATTRWLVAILENHQQPDGSVRVPEALVPFVGTELLTPAK
- a CDS encoding septum formation family protein, encoding MEQMLEAPGRPGDAHERADLQRDDTEPAQRVAWWHSLHATSTRRALLLTALGGLLIAGFITALPQSEGANGLTASTISLGPRGNATFEHAKAGDCLNWPDRTPDAAEIVDCNSEHRFEVAESVDMRTFPGSEYGPDAAPPSSARIQQISQEQCSTAVKRYLGPRFDPNSRFTVSMLWSGDKAWRQSGERRMLCGLQLPGPNNQQLPFTGKVAEIDQSKVWPAGTCLGIDPTTNQPTDIPVDCAAPHAMEVTGAVNLAEKFPGGLPPEPEQDAFIKDACTRMTDAYLAPIELRSTTLTLIYSTISLPSWSAGSRQVSCSIGATLGNGGWSTLLNSAKGPLLINGQPPVPPPDIPEERLNFPPIPIPDDDTGSTSQVTSDQSSDDSSSGSSSGSGSSDQSTHGPAQAPDTSEPEPPAGPAPAPGNTFNGGPPPPGAPLPPGAPVPPPPPPGAPPPPPPPAAAPPPPVPAPAPAPAPAPPPPPAPAPAPAPPGP
- a CDS encoding aminoglycoside 3'-phosphotransferase, with product MTRPAEPVPVPGLVASISMGRPVRAVWVNELGGVTFAIDGGREFVKVYPDASTHLLAAEVPRLRWARRYTPVPEVLASGPGWLHTARLAGRSAVDPRWADEPETAARAIGQGLRRLHDALPVEDCPFGRPSWVPSDAPPPDRLVVCHGDACAPNTLMADDGAFSGHVDLGDLGVADRWADLAIATLSLDWNFPTEGPGGFAELLLEAYGVAADDERILYYRLAWNASDDDQDPLAG
- a CDS encoding MBL fold metallo-hydrolase, with the translated sequence MQVTSVAHAGFRIDTKAGSILCDPWVNPAYFASWFPFPDNSALDWDALGDCDYLYVSHLHRDHFDPRLLRRHVNKDAIVLLPDYPVPDLRRELEKLGFHRFFETTDSVTHTVSGPRGDLKVMIIALRAPADGPIGDSGLVVSDGVTTAFNMNDARPVDLDVVHADFGHVDVHMLQYSGAIWYPMVYDMPARAKEAFGIQKRQRQMDRCRQYIAQVGATWVVPSAGPPCFLDPDLRHLNDDHGDPANIFPDQAVFLEQLRAHGHEGGLLMIPGSTATFTGSQLDSLTHPLPEDQVQAIFTTGKADYIADYAERMAPVLAAEKANWAPAAGEPLLEPLRTAFEPIMIQTDQICDGIGYPVELRLGPETVILDFPKRVVREPIPDEKFRYGFAIAPELVRTVLRDNEPDWVNTIFLSTRFRAWRVGGYNEYLYTFFKCLTDERIAYADGWFAEAHDDSSSITLDGWEIQRRCPHLKADLSKFGVVEGSTLTCNLHGWQWNLENGRCLTTKGHELRSTRN
- a CDS encoding lysophospholipid acyltransferase family protein, with the protein product MEPVYGTVIQLARLLWRAQGLKFTVTGVENLPATGGAVIAINHTSYFDFTFAGLPAYRQGQGRKVRFMAKKEVFDHKITGPLMRSLRHIEVDRDSGAGSFDEACRKLKEGEWVGVYPEATISRSFEIKAFKSGAARMAIAADVPIVPHVVWGAQRIWTKDHPKKMWRPKVPISVAVGEPIEPTLPATQLTALLHSRMQHLLERVQDAYGPHPPGEFWVPHRLGGGAPTLAEANRMDAEEAAEKAARRAQRPDPSGAPG